A single Glycine soja cultivar W05 chromosome 14, ASM419377v2, whole genome shotgun sequence DNA region contains:
- the LOC114385058 gene encoding uncharacterized protein LOC114385058 isoform X1 — protein sequence MESPWERKCDSPLQPSTSATVLSAPPPETKEINTSYCLYPQVAHGLRSKFVGGKQGHVYQSFPHSTAHGSGQADTRNSFLSLLYGPPSLLQHEFRDLSDRKLCFSSGDCTAAIGNSVVGSIESGTFQTSGVGLMTENLINHNLQSRVTTFPEISSRAMVGLNNSNNFVFHDIQSSNTAIQPPIPGSEKARESFSSPGQCQGTIPASSLNVCCSDIQTTQTIALEPSSSKYATPFMSGCPRVFCMGKSGHLLLSNTGLLGIVCSCHCCHMSVLKFCEHSGLHGIDPGEAVRMESGETISQWQKLYFLKFGIRSLGNENEWDWPDVLSTRGSLMRSNSSAFDMSKTNLSHMLSSSAVMSRKQATTIQDGCNIPLKGFTCISQNSLYDQLKNQLMVSNLAMYTTAPNFIGTQLDDGCQPIPPSFDSLKRKRNLSSAHSPLQTSTSLLKDHDCIKKKNASDGLVGRDAASSNIDLRLGQPPQTGNPLPSFVEPPLFNALASPPKSQPLKQMITNADLSREEELQNNFSYAAGSIKMVEEMPQLKLKKYMSAVVNASARARSETKNVAKGLSFSPFLQFDNQYGGKTKTSENLWNDGSPIMPKKLYSDYGHTGRQSTNSGIRTNKCLNNDKGVNFAKDSGVKINSGFGIGQLMKYPSSIKRAVGGSDISVVNGKIHELNHESSLPSDTSVCADILRGSNNVSFLGQENHTPETSISFKGILKGLSHHVSSSVSNQTPTLPQQQQGINMDSCLLDENLRLLALTQILELSKQQHALYFNNMNQKQGGSNSISKVQHYMYEASTSEQGTSGATLKLLQNRGIYGNHESTVGLEKLASLTGMNSYCHLSGLSPRPLHSKEKESQCNHSYDLQNEETSLSLGINKDNTRSSVFEKCSEQPSNICFGGKYTCAAQINCCKSNFFSGIEPLCYIIKQKLANASGETSLKMASDLSRDMNSFKGENIEQGGKLDGQDSIKIGFRTPQWRDVPSKVRKAVCDATSLGQTATGMDWEGQDSVQLGNISMKRFKRTIDMGDMSKEQENSNVSSGCSAPVVTQASLEVNKIEPCMGDAVDTGFVNNLVVDEGSGIDKGWSSDLVEKSDEFLGSSSGSCLKNDYLRVLNDQPCCNLLDDLKLLDSLIWKKGWNQNNFVLSSNCKSNQSQKVKKGLKGKKRKRNLVRILDASLSSEFPSLLHKKNEEVTGICNSSSSCSKEMQMRPLSSLQKSSNKSSFVQPSNKQKHTAFSSKFLSCKNHLNKHQSYKVGYESESSSDAEFRTLPGVSGSKKLKKDLTSDCFEQFQMQEPAYEEPENDKLRPFSCRKENAHRITRPVVCGKYGEISSGHLAREVQKPVKIVSLRKVLKSSKRCRGHTNGKPIPTSKKKWKRLSIGTSSGHCCGNPGLKIKEHNETQNAIFFNKTNVDLSMEDLDRGGKPPVVYKGKRDAKAKQGNSVGNRAYVSLKVKNKEIRKQRSITELTAKETKVMDMMNSAQDQEPGLCSTASRNSIQGHMNIATINSDAFCCVCRSSSNDKINYLLECSRCLIRVHQACYGVSSLPKKSSWCCRPCRTNSKNIVCVLCGYGGGAMTRAIMSHTIVKSLLKVWNGEKDGMPKNTTSHEVFEKEIDAFLSSKDGQEVDQESVLKPKIVDTSTDLMKVTNHIQHTPTSVSNFKVHNSITEAVLDPTVKQWIHMVCGLWTPGTRCPNVDTMSAFDVSGVSRPRADVVCYICNRWGGSCIECRIADCSIKFHPWCAHQKNLLQSETEGIDDEKIGFYGRCTLHIIEPRCLPIYDPLDEIGSQEEKEFTCARAEGYKGRRWDGFQNNQCQGGCLVPEEQLNAWIHINGQKLCSRGLPKFPDLDIEHDCRKEYARYKQAKGWKHLVVYKSRIHALGLYTSRFISRGEMVVEYIGEIVGLRVADKREKEYQSGRKLQYKTACYFFRIDKEHIIDATRKGGIARFVNHSCLPNCVAKVITVRHEKKVVFLAERDIFPGEEITYDYHFNHEDEGKIPCYCNSKNCRRYMN from the exons ATGGAGAGCCCATGGGAGAGGAAATGTGATTCGCCGCTTCAGCCGTCGACGTCCGCCACAGTTCTGTCTGCACCGCCGCCGGAGACG AAGGAGATAAACACAAGCTATTGTCTTTATCCACAAGTTGCTCATGGTTTAAGATCAAAATTTGTTGGAGGGAAGCAAGGCCATGTTTACCAAAGCTTTCCCCACTCAACTGCCCATGGATCAGGCCAAGCCGATACCAGAAATTCATTTCTGTCTCTCCTTTATGGTCCTCCATCCTTGTTACAGCATGAGTTTCGGGATTTATCTGATCGAAAGCTTTGCTTCTCATCTGGTGATTGTACTGCTGCTATTGGGAATTCTGTTGTTGGTTCCATAGAAAGTGGAACCTTCCAAACTTCTGGTGTGGGGTTGATGacagaaaatttaattaaccaTAACCTGCAAAGTAGGGTGACTACTTTTCCTGAGATTTCTTCCAGGGCAATGGTTGGTctgaataatagtaataattttgtCTTCCACGATATTCAGAGTAGCAATACTGCTATTCAGCCCCCAATTCCTGGTAGTGAGAAAGCTAGGGAGTCTTTTTCTTCTCCAGGTCAGTGCCAAGGTACAATCCCGGCATCTAGTCTAAATGTTTGCTGCTCAGATATTCAAACTACACAAACTATTGCTTTAGAACCAAGCTCATCTAAGTATGCAACTCCTTTTATGAGTGGGTGTCCTCGTGTGTTCTGCATGGGAAAAA GTGGCCATCTTCTTCTTAGCAATACAGGGCTTCTTGGTATTGTTTGTTCATGCCATTGTTGCCACATGTCTGTTCTTAAGTTTTGTGAG CATTCAGGGTTACATGGCATTGACCCAGGGGAGGCTGTTCGTATGGAAAGTGGGGAGACTATTTCTCAATGGCAGAAGCTATACTTCTTGAAGTTTGGG ATTAGGTCTCTGGGGAATGAGAATGAATGGGACTGGCCAGACGTATTATCAACAAGAGGAAGTCTGATGAGATCCAATTCATCTGCATTTGATATGTCCAAGACTAATTTGTCGCATATGTTGAGTTCGTCTGCAGTCATGTCAAG AAAACAAGCGACAACAATCCAGGATGGTTGCAACATTCCACTCAAAGGTTTTACTTGTATTTCACAAAACAGCTTGTATGATCAGTTGAAAAACCAGTTAATGGTGTCTAATCTAGCTATGTATACAACTGCACCAAACTTCATTGGAACTCAACTGGATGATGGTTGTCAGCCTATACCTCCTTCCTTTGATTctctaaaaaggaaaagaaatttgtctaGTGCCCACTCTCCTTTGCAAACTTCAACAAGCCTTTTGAAAGACCATGATTGCATCAAAAAGAAGAATGCTAGTGATGGTCTTGTAGGCAGGGATGCAGCTTCTTCCAATATTGATCTTAGGCTTGGTCAACCACCTCAGACAGGAAATCCACTTCCATCATTTGTAGAGCCACCGCTTTTTAATGCCCTTGCCAGTCCTCCTAAATCACAACCTCTGAAGCAGATGATTACTA ATGCAGACCTCAGCAGGGAGGAGGAATTACAGAATAATTTTAGCTATGCTGCTGGTTCAATCAAAATGGTTGAAGAAATGCCTCAGCTTAAACTCAAGAAATATATGTCTGCTGTGGTTAATGCTTCTGCTAGAGCTAGATCAGAAACTAAAAATGTGGCCAAGGGTTTATCCTTTTCACCATTTCTGCAATTTGATAATCAATATGGGGGAAAGACAAAAACTAGTGAAAATTTGTGGAATGATGGCAGCCCTATCATGCCCAAGAAACTGTATTCTGATTACGGCCACACAGGAAGACAATCAACCAATTCGGGCATAAGGACCAATAAATGTTTGAACAATGATAAAGGGGTGAACTTTGCTAAAGACTCTggtgttaaaataaattctggTTTTGGTATTGGTCAGTTAATGAAATACCCAAGCTCCATCAAGAGAGCTGTTGGTGGTAGTGATATTTCGGTTGTTAATGGAAAGATACATGAATTGAATCATGAATCAAGCTTGCCATCAGATACATCTGTGTGTGCAGATATTTTGCGTGGTTCAAACAATGTATCTTTTCTTGGACAAGAAAATCATACTCCAGAaacatccatttcatttaaagGGATTTTGAAAGGCCTTTCCCATCATGTTTCAAGTTCTGTGTCAAATCAGACTCCTACTTTGCCACAGCAGCAGCAGGGCATTAATATGGATTCTTGTTTGCTTGATGAAAACTTGAGGTTGCTTGCATTGACACAGATACTGGAGTTATCTAAACAACAGCATGCattgtattttaataatatgaatCAGAAGCAAGGGGGATCCAACAGTATTTCAAAAGTCCAGCATTATATGTATGAGGCTTCAACATCTGAGCAGGGAACTTCTGGTGCAACATTGAAATTGCTCCAAAATAGGGGGATTTATGGGAATCACGAGAGTACTGTTGGTTTAGAGAAACTAGCTTCCCTCACAG GTATGAACAGCTATTGTCATTTGTCTGGCCTATCACCAAGACCTTTACATTCTAAAGAAAAGGAATCACAATGTAATCATTCTTATGATCTTCAAAATGAAGAGACTTCTTTAAG CCTTGGTATAAACAAAGACAATACCAGATCAAGTGTATTTGAAAAATGCTCTGAGCAACCATCAAATATATGTTTCGGAGGCAAGTACACTTGTGCTGCTCAGATTAACTGTTGCAAGAGCAATTTTTTCTCAGGAATTGAACCCCTTTGTTATATCATAAAGCAAAAACTTGCTAATGCCAGTGGTGAAACTTCTTTGAAGATGGCTTCAGATTTGAGTAGAGATATGAATAGTTTCAAGGGCGAAAATATTGAGCAAGGTGGGAAGTTAGATGGCCAAGACTCGATCAAAATTGGCTTTCGTACACCTCAATGGAGAGATGTGCCAAGTAAGGTCAGGAAAGCAGTTTGTGATGCAACATCTTTAGGTCAGACAGCTACTGGTATGGATTGGGAAGGACAAGACAGTGTTCAACTTGGAAACATTTCTATGAAACGCTTCAAAAGAACTATTGACATGGGAGATATGTCAAAAGAGCAAGAAAATTCTAATGTTTCTTCTGGATGCTCTGCTCCTGTGGTTACTCAGGCATCTTTGGAGGTCAACAAAATTGAACCCTGCATGGGTGATGCTGTAGACACTGGCTTTGTCAACAACCTTGTAGTTGATGAAGGGTCAGGTATTGATAAAGGCTGGTCGTCAGATTTGGTTGAAAAAAGTGATGAGTTTCTAGGCTCATCCTCTGGGAGTTGCTTGAAAAATGATTATCTGAGAGTCTTAAATGATCAACCATGTTGCAATCTCCTTGATGACCTTAAACTGTTAGATTCCTTGATATGGAAGAAAGGAtggaatcaaaataattttgtgcTTTCTTCTAATTGTAAAAGCAATCAATCTCAAAAAGTCAAGAAGGGCCTTAAAGGAAAAAAGCGAAAGAGAAATTTGGTGAGGATTCTAGATGCTTCATTATCTTCTGAATTCCCTTCCTTATTGCATAAAAAGAATGAAGAAGTTACTGGAATATGTAATTCCTCTTCTAGTTGTTCAAAAGAAATGCAAATGCGCCCTTTATCTAGCCTGCAAAAATCATCTAACAAGTCTTCCTTTGTTCAACCTagtaacaaacaaaaacatactGCATTTTCATCCAAATTTCTTTCTTGTAAGAATCATCTGAACAAGCATCAAAGTTACAAAGTTGGCTACGAGTCAGAATCAAGTTCTGATGCTGAGTTTCGCACATTGCCTGGAGTTTCTGgatcaaagaaattaaaaaaggatCTCACTTCTGATTGTTTTGAGCAGTTTCAAATGCAAGAACCAGCCTATGAGGAACCTGAAAATGATAAGCTGAGGCCATTCTCTTGCAGGAAGGAAAATGCTCATAGAATCACAAGGCCAGTAGTATGTGGAAAATATGGTGAAATATCTAGCGGGCATTTGGCTAGAGAGGTGCAAAAACCAGTAAAAATTGTCTCTCTCAGGAAGGTTCTTAAATCTTCCAAAAGATGTAGGGGTCATACAAATGGAAAGCCTATACCAACTTCAAAAAAGAAATGGAAGAGATTGAGCATTGGAACAAGTAGTGGACATTGCTGTGGGAACCCTGGTTTAAAAATTAAGGAACACAATGAAACCCAAaatgcaatattttttaataaaacaaatgtTGATTTGTCCATGGAAGATTTGGATAGAGGTGGCAAGCCACCTGTCGTTTACAAAGGGAAGAGAGATGCCAAAGCTAAGCAGGGTAATAGTGTTGGAAATAGAGCTTATGTTTCATTGAAGGTGAAGAACAAGGAAATTCGGAAACAGCGTAGCATTACTGAACTCACTGCTAAAG AAACCAAAGTGATGGATATGATGAATAGTGCTCAAGATCAGGAGCCTGGTTTGTGTAGCACCGCAAGTAGAAA CTCCATTCAAGGTCACATGAACATAGCCACCATAAATTCAGATGCTTTCTGCTGTGTGTGTCGAAGCTCAAGCAATGATAAAATCAACTATTTGTTGGAGTGTAGTCGATGTCTGATTAGA GTGCATCAAGCGTGCTATGGTGTTTCCTCATTACCCAAAAAAAGTAGTTGGTGTTGCAGGCCATGCCGAACAAActcaaaaaatatt GTTTGTGTCCTATGTGGTTATGGAGGTGGAGCCATGACTCGAGCAATAATGAGTCACACAATTGTCAAGAGCCTCCTGAAAGTGTGGAATGGTGAGAAAGATGGCATGCCAAAGAATACAACTTCACATGAAGTTTTTGAAAAGGAAATAGATGCATTTCTATCCTCAAAAGATGGGCAAGAAGTTGATCAAGAAAGTGTTTTGAAGCCCAAAATTGTTGATACATCAACAGATCTGATGAAAGTTACCAATCACATACAACACACCCCAACCTCTGTTTCTAATTTCAAGGTACATAACAGTATTACAGAAGCAGTTCTTGATCCAACTGTTAAACAATGGATTCATATGGTTTGTGGTCTTTGGACTCCTGGAACAAGATGCCCCAATGTTGACACCATGAGTGCTTTTGATGTATCTGGTGTTTCGCGTCCAAGAGCAGATGTG GTTTGTTACATTTGCAATCGATGGGGTGGTTCTTGTATAGAGTGCAGGATTGCTGATTGCTCTATCAAGTTTCATCCTTGGTGTGCTCATCAAAAG AACCTCTTGCAAAGTGAGACTGAAGGCATTGATGATGAGAAGATTGGATTTTATGGAAGATGCACGCTTCATATTATTGAACCTAGATGTCTGCCCATATATGATCCTCTTGATGAAATTGGAagtcaagaagaaaaggaattcACCTGTGCCAGGGCAGAG GGTTACAAGGGCCGTAGGTGGGATGGTTTTCAGAATAATCAGTGCCAAGGTGGATGCCTTGTTCCTGAGGAGCAGCTAAATGCTTGGATTCACATTAATGGGCAGAAATTATGTTCACGGGGACTTCCAAAATTCCCAGATTTAGATATTGAGCATGATTGTCGA AAGGAATATGCTCGATACAAACAAGCAAAGGGATGGAAACACCTTGTTGTATACAAGTCCCGTATACATGCTCTAGGTCTTTACACTTCTCGATTCATTTCCCGGGGTGAAATG GTTGTTGAGTATATTGGTGAAATTGTGGGGCTGCGTGTGGCTGATAAAAGAGAGAAGGAATATCAATCTGGAAGGAAACTTCAGTACAAGACTGCCTGCTACTTCTTCAGGATAGACAAAGAGCATATTATTGATGCCACAAGGAAAGGGGGGATTGCTCGATTTGTGAACCACTCATGCCtg CCAAATTGCGTGGCAAAAGTGATCACCGTAAGGCATGAAAAGAAG GTTGTCTTCTTGGCAGAGAGGGACATATTTCCTGGTGAAGAGATTACGTATGATTACCACTTTAATCACGAAGACGAAGGAAAGATTCCATGTTACTGCAATTCAAAAAATTGCAGGCGCTATATGAACTAA